The Caenorhabditis elegans chromosome II genome has a segment encoding these proteins:
- the maoc-1 gene encoding MaoC-like domain-containing protein (Confirmed by transcript evidence): MDKKTACAHVAEPCEFSYSTRDAIIYALGVGARAKEDLCYVYENHEDFKVLPSYIVAPGFQAHTLMDWPGVEFDLQRVLHGEQYIEVYQPLSAEGKLKSEARVVDILDKGSGALILGNVTTYDENGKKIAMQQFSTFQTGSGNFGGDRTSPHEIKAATVPDRAPDAVIEQKTTVDQAALYRLGSGDMNPLHVDPEFAKMSGFKTPILHGLCSLGFATRHVIAAWAGNDSDKFKAIKVRFSSPVLPGQTLVTETWKNGKRIIFQMKVKETGKIVISNAFIDLHEASELPTVPIDLASKL; this comes from the exons ATGGATAAGAAAACTGCTTGCGCACATGTGGCAGAGCCATGCGAGTTCTCATATTCTACCAGAGATGCTATTATTTATGCTCTTGGAG TTGGTGCTCGAGCGAAAGAAGATTTGTGCTACGTTTATGAGAACCATGAAGACTTTAAAGTGCTTCCATCGTACATTGTTGCTCCAGGATTTCAAGCTCACACTTTGATGGATTGGCCAGGAGTTGAATTTGATCTTCAGAG AGTTCTTCACGGAGAACAATATATTGAAGTCTATCAACCACTTTCAGCagaaggaaaattgaaatctgaAGCTAGAGTCGTTGATATTCTTGACAAAGGATCCGGTGCTTTGATTCTTGGAAATGTTACCACTTATgatgaaaatggaaagaagATTGCAATGCAACAATTCAGTACTTTTCAAACCGGTTCTGGTAACTTCGGAGGGGATCGTACATCACCTCATGAAATAAAAGCTGCCACTGTCCCAGATAGAGCTCCAGATGCAGTTATTGAACAAAAGACAACAGTTGATCAAGCTGCTCTTTATCGTTTGGGATCAGGAGATATGAATCCTCTTCACGTTGATCCAGAGTTTGCTAAGATGTCTGGATTCAAAACTCCAATTCTTCATGGATTGTGCAGTCTGGGATTTGCGACACGCCATGTTATCGCTGCTTGGGCTGGAAATGATTCTGACAAATTCAAAGCAATCAAG gttcgATTCTCATCGCCAGTGCTTCCAGGACAAACATTGGTTACTGAAACCTGGAAGAATGGAAAAcgaattattttccaaatgaaGGTTAaggaaactggaaaaattgtaatttccaACGCCTTTATTGACTTGCACGAGGCTTCCGAACTTCCAACAGTTCCAATTGATCTTGcatcaaaattgtaa
- the srd-59 gene encoding Serpentine receptor class delta-59 (Partially confirmed by transcript evidence) has protein sequence MCSNSNCYVPFFNWYWPFCGVLAIIFQTILLHLISHKSPATLDGLKIFLYNTSCVQIALITFAFLSQHRLLTNSISAAVLSLGPCSYVSPTTCFINYHVFMATSFGAGSAIAITVLFRFFVLVQNQVHTNQTYIMVLASYIAPLVVLIIPFTDKWDFESAQASTALEHPSYNLSIYYPYSGFSNAGSPQFLSATLLLSIGAYGIPIGCLILTRKVLILIRYHSHMSERTKKQAQTLIHGLIVQSMLPFISYIPSFSGYIYTQSTGRELLICEHLILVSSAFPALLDPFISFYFIVPYRQAIIEWVLPKRQQRITTVTSNSTSGFN, from the exons ATGTGCTCAAACTCCAATTGTTACGTGCCATTTTTCAACTGGTACTGGCCATTCTGTGGAGTTCTCGCTATCATATTTCAGACTATTCTACTCCATTTGATTTCTCATAAATCACCAGCAACACTCGATGGTCTCAAAATCTTTTTGTACAACACATCTTGTGTACAGATTGCTTTGATAACATTTGCATTCCTATCTCAACACAGATTACTTACAAACAGCATCAGTGCAGCTGTTCTATCATTGGGTCCATGCAGTTATGTTAGCCCGACAACGTGCTTCATAAATTATCACGTTTTCAtg GCCACAAGTTTTGGAGCTGGAAGTGCAATTGCTATAACTGTTCTCTTCCGTTTTTTCGTTCTTGTACAAAATCAAGTACATACAAATCAAACGTATATAATGGTGTTGGCATCTTATATTGCCCCACTTGTAGTATTG ataattCCATTTACTGATAAATGGGACTTTGAATCTGCCCAGGCATCCACAGCCCTGGAGCATCCTTCCTATAACCTGTCCATTTACTATCCGTACTCGGGATTTTCAAATGCTGGAAGTCCTCAGTTTCTGTCAGCCACCCTTCTCCTATCAATTGGTGCATACGGAATTCCGATCGGCTGTCTCATTCTGACtcgaaaagttttaattttgattcgTTATCATAGTCATATGTCGGAAAGAACTAAAAAACAAGCACAAACTCTAATTCATGGATTAATCGTTCAATCAATGCTTCCATTCATTTCCTACATTCCATCATTTTCTGGTTATATTTATACTCAATCTACTGGAAGAGAACTCTTGATTTGTG aacaCCTGATATTAGTGTCATCTGCATTCCCAGCTCTCCTTGATCCATTCATCTCGTTTTATTTCATTGTTCCATACCGACAGGCAATTATTGAATGGGTACTTCCAAAACGTCAACAGCGAATCACCACAGTCACCAGCAATTCAACTTCCGGcttcaattaa
- the srd-58 gene encoding Serpentine Receptor, class D (delta) (Product from WormBase gene class srd;~Partially confirmed by transcript evidence) produces the protein MCSNSNCYVSFFNWYWPFCGVSAIIFQIILLYLISHKSPATLDGLKIFLYNTSCVQIALITFAFLSQHRLLTNSNSAAVLSLGPCSYVSPKLCFINYHIFMATNFGAGCAIAITVLFRFFVLVQNQVSANQTYVMVFVSYIVPLVVLIIPFTDKWDFESARASTALEHPSYNLSIYYPYSGFSNAGSPQFLSATLLLSIGAYGIPIGCLILTRKVLILIRYHSHMSERTKKQAQTLIHGLIVQSMLPFISYIPSFSGYIYTQSTGRELLICEHLILVSSAFPALLDPFISFYFIVPYRQAIIEWVLPKRQQRITTVTSNSTSGFN, from the exons ATGTGCTCAAATTCCAATTGTTACgtgtcatttttcaactggTACTGGCCATTCTGTGGAGTTTCCGctataatatttcagattattcTACTCTATTTGATATCTCATAAATCACCGGCAACACTCGATGGTCTCAAAATCTTTTTGTACAACACATCTTGTGTACAGATTGCTTTGATAACATTTGCATTCCTATCTCAGCATAGATTACTTACAAACAGCAACAGTGCAGCTGTTCTATCATTGGGTCCATGCAGTTATGTTAGCCCAAAATTGTGCTTTATAAATTATCACATTTTCATG GCGACAAACTTCGGAGCTGGATGTGCAATTGCCATAACTGTTCTCTTCCGTTTTTTCGTTCTAGTGCAAAATCAAGTATCTGCAAATCAAACTTATGTAATGGTTTTCGTATCTTACATTGTTCCACTCGTAGTCTTG ataattCCATTTACTGATAAATGGGACTTTGAATCTGCCCGGGCATCCACAGCCCTGGAGCATCCTTCCTATAACCTGTCCATTTACTATCCGTACTCGGGATTTTCAAATGCTGGAAGTCCTCAGTTTCTGTCAGCCACCCTTCTCCTATCAATTGGTGCATACGGAATTCCGATCGGCTGTCTCATTCTGACtcgaaaagttttaattttgattcgTTATCATAGTCATATGTCGGAAAGAACTAAAAAACAAGCACAAACTCTAATTCATGGATTAATCGTTCAATCAATGCTTCCATTCATTTCCTACATTCCATCATTTTCTGGTTATATTTATACTCAATCTACTGGAAGAGAACTCTTGATTTGTG aacaCCTGATATTAGTGTCATCTGCATTCCCAGCTCTCCTTGATCCATTCATCTCGTTTTATTTCATTGTTCCATACCGACAGGCAATTATTGAATGGGTACTTCCAAAACGTCAACAGCGAATCACCACAGTCACCAGCAATTCAACTTCCGgcttcaattaa
- the E04F6.6 gene encoding uncharacterized protein (Confirmed by transcript evidence): protein MFRQLLPFLILLIWRSEARPQDGGEPIPISKDTSPGRPVYNHSPSEFARGQVEQTTQKPRRRHRHRRPSYDDAYERQMEQWRQQRKEANKARQAASDQYYQDYFDRMKQYAINTHVSRYNQLLAQQEKEKQRFAQNMEEFGLRSSALGVDRADIDNSEVSQRPSSPFGGITDKSQIDQKAKAADVRGMIVNRPPSAIEPRPEDADVHRKALHLEALCNRFLPTVRKHCFGGNKTEEKYGSKCKGYFHDCQRFLPKSDPLYNIAYAFDSNVGLNLGTWSVKGIPYYPINEEGAIGAGRLMNVPFGSWGGGYSDHIGVRDYWSQYQEIGANWYEGKYGYKSGWSVPLVQSLGIEGDTHAVVSVPLKPGEAGKPIGVDVGGGVGPYYQQNQHVGVDYLNGQVGTNFGVGVPMAGVGVNTGVGVTFPGVNDIVGKKKRK from the exons ATGTTTCGTCAACTACTTCCATTCctcattttattgatttggAGAAGTGAAGCTCGACCTCAGGATGGAGGTGAaccaattccaatttcaaa AGACACATCACCTGGAAGACCAGTTTATAATCATTCTCCAAGTGAATTCGCACGGGGACAAGTAGAACAGACAACCCAAAAACCTAGAAGAAGGCATAG ACATCGGCGTCCAAGTTACGATGATGCTTACGAGAGACAGATGGAACAATGGAGACAACAGAGAAAAGAAGCGAATAAGGCTCGACAGGCTGCTTCAGACCAATATTATCAGGATTATTTCGATCGAATGAAGCAGTATGCAATTAATACACATGTTAGTCG ttataacCAACTTCTTGCTCaacaagaaaaggaaaaacaaCGATTTGCACAAAATATGGAAGAATTTGGATTGAGGAGCTCTGCTCTTGGAGTTGATCGAGCTGATATTGATAACAGTGAAGTATCTCAGAGACCAAG TTCACCATTTGGAGGTATAACTGATAAGTCACAGATTGATCAGAAGGCAAAGGCAGCTGATGTTCGAGGAATGATTGTGAATAGACCACCATCAGCAATTGAACCACGTCCAGAAGATGCAGATGTACACAGAAAAGCTTTACACTTGGAAGCACTGTGCAATCGATTTTTACCAACTGTCAGGAAGCATTGTTTCGGTGGGAATAAGACAGAGGAAAAGTATGGAAGCAAATGTAAGGGATACTTCCAT GATTGTCAACGATTCCTTCCAAAGTCAGATCCACTTTATAATATTGCATATGCATTTGATTCAAATGTAGGTCTCAACTTGGGAACATGGAGTGTGAAAGGAATTCCGTACTATCCAATTAACGAAGAAGGAGCAATTGGAGCAGGAAGGCTCATGAATGTTCCATTTGGTTCATGGGGAGGAGGTTATTCCGATCATATTGGTGTAAGAGACTATTGGTCACAATATCAAGAAATCGGAGCAAATTGGTATGAAGGAAAATATGGATATAAGTCTGGATGGAGTGTTCCACTTGTACAATCACTTGGTATTGAAGGAGACACACATGCtgtt gtgAGTGTTCCCCTTAAACCTGGAGAGGCTGGAAAACCAATTGGCGTAGATGTTGGAGGTGGAGTTGGACCTTATTATCAACAGAATCAACACGTTGGAGTTGATTATCTAAATGGTCAAGTTGGTACAAACTTTGGAGTTGGTGTTCCGATGGCTGGTGTTGGGGTGAATACAGGTGTTGGTGTAACATTCCCAGGAGTCAATGATATTGTTGGGAAGAAGAAAAGGAAATAA
- the srd-56 gene encoding Serpentine Receptor, class D (Delta) (Predicted), whose amino-acid sequence MCSDSNCYVPFFNIYWSVYGILGLFLQLTLIYLIFQKLPVFLNNLRYFLINSAFSQLTLVILAFTSQYRFLTNSTSMAILSPGPCRFFGPDVCFANYIIYMAVAQGSGMAILVTMVFRFIHLTNNQISRKQSIVLIIVSYIFPVYNMIIPFTAPRDFTTVQNLTAIEHSTYNLSLYYPFPGFSDIGNFQFVSTTINVTLGAYGIPIACIILTNKGLRQVRKNQFMSDSTKEIAIKFIYGLFVQSILPVVSYIPMVTSYLYSQYTGEEVLISEHLTLGTNSLPGLLDPFISFYFVMPFRQTILNFLFPIRQRSSIIVVNSSNSHPI is encoded by the exons ATGTGCTCTGACTCGAACTGTTACGTTCCattcttcaatatttattgGAGTGTCTACGGAATTCTGGGATTATTTCTTCAGCTAACATTGATatatctgatttttcaaaaacttccagtatttctaaacaatttaagatattttttaataaacagcGCATTTTCCCAATTAACCCTTGTCATACTTGCATTCACTTCTCAATATCGTTTCTTAACAAACAGTACTTCAATGGCTATTCTATCACCTGGACCATGTCGGTTTTTCGGACCAGATGTTTGTTTTGCtaattatattatttataTG GCAGTTGCACAAGGTTCCGGTATGGCAATATTGGTGACTATGGTGTTTCGTTTTATTCATTTGACAAATAACCAAATCAGTAGAAAACAATCTATTGTATTAATTATTGTATCGTATATATTCCCAGTATATAACATG ATAATTCCATTCACTGCTCCACGGGATTTCACTACTGTTCAAAACTTGACTGCAATAGAACATTCGACGTACAATTTGTCTTTGTATTATCCATTCCCTGGTTTTTCCgacattggaaattttcaatttgtgtcTACTACAATTAATGTTACTCTTGGAGCATATGGAATACCAATTGCTTGTATTATTTTGACAAATAAGGGACTTCGTCAAGTAAGGAAAAATCAGTTTATGTCTGATTCGACAAAAGAAATTGcgataaaatttatttatggGCTGTTTGTTCAGTCGATATTACCAGTTGTTTCATATATACCAATGGTTACAAGTTATTTATATTCTCAATATACTGGAGAAGAAGTCCTGATTTCTG agcaCTTGACCCTTGGTACTAACTCTCTACCGGGACTCTTAGATCCCTTCAtatcattttattttgtgaTGCCGTTTCGACAAACAATTCTAAACTTTCTTTTTCCAATCAGGCAGCGTAGTTCAATTATTGTAGTGAATTCCTCAAACTCACATCCAATTTAG
- the pcrg-1 gene encoding Parkin coregulated gene protein homolog (Confirmed by transcript evidence) — protein MAKINRECREKSLPAIRLVKPVDYFSDISDWTTSKRYYVRNRDIVKENIRLIKSSLPRDPAVRKVPPFSYQSYQQNTSVVPLPMIAPSRTRSVDSNVSDDCSQFRALFSRGDLHVRIIHSGGAGEKPRELRWAKDPSQMKNETICNLLAKFSTGMSLLDHPYRFVAETGITDLLIALRNHQSIVTVLPQLVRGIRAGLYSFDIEKKKFCLKTLSRITAMQGIGAQLVPFYRQLLPPLRTVRQSRSRSDRVHYDKGRQIEEIITSTLNDLERSGGPNALINIKYLLPHYESCQYM, from the exons ATGGCAAAAATTAATAGAGAATGTCGAGAGAAGTCTTTGCCAGCTATCAGATTAGT AAAGCCTGTCGATTACTTTTCGGATATTTCCGATTGGACAACATCAAAAAGATACTACGTTCGGAATAGAGATATTGTAAAAGAGAATATTCGTTTAATAAAGTCGAGTCTCCCACGAGATCCTGCTGTTCGAAAG GTACCTCCATTCTCCTATCAATCGTATCAACAAAATACAAGTGTTGTCCCATTACCAATGATTGCTCCCAGCCGTACCAGAAGCGTTGATTCTAAT GTATCTGATGACTGCAGTCAATTCCGAGCACTTTTCTCTCGTGGAGATCTTCATGTCAGAATTATTCATTCAGGAGGAGCCGGTGAAAA ACCTCGGGAGTTGCGTTGGGCAAAGGATCCatctcaaatgaaaaatgaaacaatttgtaATCTACTTGCAAAGTTCTCCACGGGAATGTCACTTTTAGATCAT CCATATCGCTTTGTTGCTGAAACTGGTATAACCGATTTGCTCATTGCTCTTCGAAATCATCAATCAATTGTAACAGTTCTTCCACAATTGGTTAGAGGAATTCGAGCAGGGCTATATTCTTTTGacattgaaaagaaaaagttctGCTTGAAAACTCTGTCAAGAATTACTGCAATGCAAGGAATCGGTGCACAACTTGTTCCTTTTTACAGACAATTGCTACCTCCACTTC GAACAGTTCGCCAATCCAGAAGTAGATCAGATCGTGTTCATTATGATAAAGGCCGtcaaattgaagaaatcaTAACTTCAACTTTAAACGATTTGGAACGATCGGGAGGTCCAAATGCACTTATTAATATTAAATACCTCCTTCCACATTATGAGTCTTGTCAGTACATGTGa